One stretch of Archocentrus centrarchus isolate MPI-CPG fArcCen1 chromosome 5, fArcCen1, whole genome shotgun sequence DNA includes these proteins:
- the frmd4ba gene encoding FERM domain-containing protein 4B isoform X1, giving the protein MAVRIMRGMEDLVASSSQLVWTLAHQTLRRWYNRGLMPCRRFLETWFRIGKCYQMTEGRLCQVHLLDDRKLELLVQPKLLSRELLDLVASHFILKEKEYFGLCFIDDTGQNNWLQLDRKVLDHDFAKTSGPLELKFLVRFYIEKITHLKENTTVELFFLNAKSLVFNETIEVESENVFKLAAFALQEAKGDYSSAETSTSDLKQLPVLPTRVLREHPSLNYCEEKVIERYKKLKGLTRGQAIVQYLALVESLPTYGVHYYPVKDKQGIPWWLGVSYKGIGQYDWHDKLKPRQLFQWKQLENLYFREKKFSVEVNDPHRRTVTKRTFGQSGLVIHTWYASHSLIKTIWGMAISQHQFYLDMKQSKSKMTTTRSSSDIAVDLTEISVPRISKLSSMESKNQLITASNGSLISTGSADSEVSEEQKKEKIAELKKKEKELKDKLTAKLEELKKICMREAELTGKLPKEYPLVTGETVPQVRRRVGTAFKLDDLFPYDEDPHLRNLESKFALQQKIVEAAMKLSNEADLCKTVKRKRKNNYLDAMRKLEEIEREINNYRIKKGQKPTQRASLILRDDAQPSELSSLSDSLTLDDDDELGSQRQRSRSVQYSPRPHHPEALDSYCNKERRASANDQLADSRLPYDQNQEALHYSHHDALSIYSSPCRPASRQPHDARSMPPTPLLTRNAYSSTQLRSEDSPQHFRQRSGSLESQSQFITDIKPAVPAFTVSPARRSNSTEVLDDGSSYTSQSSVEYSVPGNHTHRRRARGRHRKDMYANTGSMPNLAQPDTRCYAYQPQARPTTTAYYVTGYPSYAEPEPYSNGVYVYHNETEGHYNVNPSYHHTQTAYHSPDMHSHYGNDEIDGISPNLYATLRPPRHRPVPRSNEQISKNIQKALVAEHLRGWYKRNTAQKQAAYEYDRGSQQSLGYQTMPAPQQRNISYSSVSSVTSSGNWHSHMTGGAMLEYDMPMHAPQSYSYSTAPYAHSRYGDSWHSPDGQRRCAFIPASSSSGYPSTSSLPSSSFPSSSYYYSPGCRVRQVASSPAQPQSSRGHRLSNVSFSKDPI; this is encoded by the exons ATGGCTGTGCGCATCATGCGCGGGATGGAGGATCTGGTGGCATCGAGTAGCCAGCTTGTCTGGACCCTGGCGCATCAGACACTGAGGAGGTGGTACAATCGTGGGCTAATGCCATGCAGACGCTTCCTAGAAACGTGGTTCAGGATTGGAAAATGCTACCAG ATGACAGAGGGCCGTCTGTGCCAGGTTCACCTCCTCGATGACCGGAAGCTGGAGCTGCTGGTTCAG CCCAAGCTTTTGTCCCGTGAACTGCTAGATTTGGTAGCATCACATTTTATCCTGAAGGAGAAAGAATACTTTGGATTGTGCTTCATAGATGACAC tggccAGAATAACTGGCTCCAGCTAGATCGTAAAGTCCTCGATCATGACTTTGCCAAGACTTCAGGGCCTTTGGAACTCAAGTTCCTTGTGAG GTTTTACATTGAGAAGATCACCCACTTGAAAGAGAACACAACGGTGGAGCTGTTCTTCCTAAATGCTAAATCTTTAGTGTTTAAT GAGACCATTGAAGTGGAGAGTGAAAATGTGTTCAAGTTAGCCGCGTTCGCATTGCAG GAGGCCAAAGGAGATTATAGCAG tgCTGAGACTTCTACATCAGACTTGAAACAGCTACCAGTCCTGCCCACCAGAGTATTAAGGGAGCACCCATCTCTCAATTACTG TGAGGAAAAAGTGATTGAACGGTACAAGAAGCTGAAAGGACTGACCAGAGGACAAGCCATTGTTCA GTATCTGGCCCTGGTGGAGTCCCTGCCAACATATGGAGTCCATTATTACCCAGTGAAG GACAAGCAAGGGATACCATGGTGGCTGGGAGTCAGCTATAAAGGCATCGGCCAGTACGATTGGCACGATAAGCTGAAACCTAGACAG tTGTTTCAGTGGAAGCAGCTGGAGAATTTGTATTTCCGTGAGAAGAAATTTTCAGTGGAAGTGAACGAcccacacag AAGAACAGTGACCAAGCGAACCTTCGGACAGTCTGGCCTGGTTATTCACACGTGGTATGCCAGCCACTCACTGATTAAAACCATCTGGGGGATGGCCATCAGTCAGCACCAGTTCTACCTGGACATGAAGCAAAGCAAA TCAAAGATGACCACTACTAGGAGTTCAAGCGACATCGCAGTGGACCTCACAGAGATCTCCGTTCCGCGGATCAGTAAACTTTCCAGTATGGAAAGCAAAAATCAGCTCATAACAGCCAGCAATGGGAGCCTCATCTCAACCG GTTCTGCTGACTCTGAAGTCAGCGAGgaacagaagaaagagaaaattgCTGAgttaaaaaagaaggaaaaggaacTTAAAGATAAACTGACAGCGAAACTTGAAGAACTGAAAAAGATCTGCATGAGGGAAGCT GAGCTTACAGGCAAACTGCCTAAAGAATATCCTTTAGTCACGGGTGAGACGGTTCCTCAAGTGCGACGGCGTGTTGGGACAGCCTTCAAGCTGGATGACCTTTTCCCCTACGATGAG GATCCACATCTGAGGAATCTGGAGAGCAAGTTTGCCTTGCAGCAAAAGATTGTGGAAGCAGCCATGAAGCTATCCAATGAGGCCGACCTCTGCAAGAcggtgaagaggaagaggaaaaacaactATCTTGATGCTATGAGAAAGCTGGAGGAGATTGAAAGGGAGATTAACAACTATAGGATCAAAAAAGGACAGAAACCCACTCAGAGAGCATCACTGATCTTACGAG ATGATGCCCAGCCTTCAGAGCTCAGCTCTCTATCTGACAGCCTCACTCTGGATGATG ATGATGAGCTCGGCTCCCAGAGGCAGCGGTCTCGATCAGTCCAATACTCACCCAGACCGCACCACCCAGAAGCTCTGGACAGTTATTGTAACAAAGAGAGACGAGCCTCTGCCAATGATCAGCTTGCAGACAGCAG ATTGCCTTATGACCAAAACCAGGAAGCACTCCATTACAGTCACCATGATGCCTTATCAATCTACAGCAGCCCATGTAGACCAGCTTCCAGGCAGCCACATGATGCCCGCAGCATGCCACCAACTCCTCTCCTCACCCGCAACGCCTACAGCAGTACACAGCTCAG ATCAGAGGATTCTCCACAACACTTTCGTCAGCGTAGCGGGAGTCTGGAGTCCCAGTCTCAGTTTATTACAGATATCAAACCAGCTGTGCCAGCGTTCACCGTCTCCCCAGCTCGACGCAGCAACAGCACTGAGGTGCTTGATGACGGCTCCTCCTACACAAGCCAGTCGAGTGTAGAATACAGCGTCCCCGGTAACCACACCCACAGACGCAGAGCGCGTGGACGCCACAGAAAAGACATGTACGCCAACACGGGCAGCATGCCCAACCTGGCTCAGCCAGACACTCGGTGCTATGCCTACCAGCCTCAGGCTCGACCCACCACAACAGCCTACTACGTCACAGGTTATCCCAGCTACGCAGAACCAGAGCCTTACTCCAATGGAGTCTATGTTTACCACAATGAGACGGAGGGACACTATAATGTCAACCCTTCTTACCACCACACCCAAACAGCTTATCACAGCCCCGACATGCACAGTCACTACGGTAATGACGAAATAGACGGCATATCGCCAAACCTGTACGCCACGCTGCGGCCACCCAGGCACCGTCCAGTGCCTCGCAGCAACGAACAGATCAGCAAGAACATCCAGAAGGCCCTGGTGGCTGAACATTTGAGAGGCTGGTACAAACGCAACACTGCACAAAAACAGGCTGCGTATGAATACGACAGAGGCTCTCAGCAGAGCCTGGGCTATCAGACCATGCCTGCACCGCAACAGCGAAACATTTCCTACTCATCAG TGTCCTCCGTGACCTCCAGTGGAAACTGGCACAGTCACATGACCGGTGGTGCTATGCTGGAATATGACATGCCCATGCATGCGCCGCAGTCCTACTCTTACAGCACAGCCCCCTACGCCCACAGCAG ATATGGCGACTCCTGGCACAGCCCTGATGGCCAGAGGCGTTGTGCCTTTATCCCTGCTAGTTCTTCCTCTGGTTATccttccacctcctccctgccctcttcttcttttccctcctcctcctactACTACTCTCCTGGCTGTCGGGTCAGGCAGGTGGCCTCCAGCCCTGCGCAGCCGCAATCCTCCAGAGGGCACAGGCTCAGTAACGTGTCTTTTTCTAAAG ATCCTATATAG
- the frmd4ba gene encoding FERM domain-containing protein 4B isoform X2 gives MTEGRLCQVHLLDDRKLELLVQPKLLSRELLDLVASHFILKEKEYFGLCFIDDTGQNNWLQLDRKVLDHDFAKTSGPLELKFLVRFYIEKITHLKENTTVELFFLNAKSLVFNETIEVESENVFKLAAFALQEAKGDYSSAETSTSDLKQLPVLPTRVLREHPSLNYCEEKVIERYKKLKGLTRGQAIVQYLALVESLPTYGVHYYPVKDKQGIPWWLGVSYKGIGQYDWHDKLKPRQLFQWKQLENLYFREKKFSVEVNDPHRRTVTKRTFGQSGLVIHTWYASHSLIKTIWGMAISQHQFYLDMKQSKSKMTTTRSSSDIAVDLTEISVPRISKLSSMESKNQLITASNGSLISTGSADSEVSEEQKKEKIAELKKKEKELKDKLTAKLEELKKICMREAELTGKLPKEYPLVTGETVPQVRRRVGTAFKLDDLFPYDEDPHLRNLESKFALQQKIVEAAMKLSNEADLCKTVKRKRKNNYLDAMRKLEEIEREINNYRIKKGQKPTQRASLILRDDAQPSELSSLSDSLTLDDDDELGSQRQRSRSVQYSPRPHHPEALDSYCNKERRASANDQLADSRLPYDQNQEALHYSHHDALSIYSSPCRPASRQPHDARSMPPTPLLTRNAYSSTQLRSEDSPQHFRQRSGSLESQSQFITDIKPAVPAFTVSPARRSNSTEVLDDGSSYTSQSSVEYSVPGNHTHRRRARGRHRKDMYANTGSMPNLAQPDTRCYAYQPQARPTTTAYYVTGYPSYAEPEPYSNGVYVYHNETEGHYNVNPSYHHTQTAYHSPDMHSHYGNDEIDGISPNLYATLRPPRHRPVPRSNEQISKNIQKALVAEHLRGWYKRNTAQKQAAYEYDRGSQQSLGYQTMPAPQQRNISYSSVSSVTSSGNWHSHMTGGAMLEYDMPMHAPQSYSYSTAPYAHSRYGDSWHSPDGQRRCAFIPASSSSGYPSTSSLPSSSFPSSSYYYSPGCRVRQVASSPAQPQSSRGHRLSNVSFSKDPI, from the exons ATGACAGAGGGCCGTCTGTGCCAGGTTCACCTCCTCGATGACCGGAAGCTGGAGCTGCTGGTTCAG CCCAAGCTTTTGTCCCGTGAACTGCTAGATTTGGTAGCATCACATTTTATCCTGAAGGAGAAAGAATACTTTGGATTGTGCTTCATAGATGACAC tggccAGAATAACTGGCTCCAGCTAGATCGTAAAGTCCTCGATCATGACTTTGCCAAGACTTCAGGGCCTTTGGAACTCAAGTTCCTTGTGAG GTTTTACATTGAGAAGATCACCCACTTGAAAGAGAACACAACGGTGGAGCTGTTCTTCCTAAATGCTAAATCTTTAGTGTTTAAT GAGACCATTGAAGTGGAGAGTGAAAATGTGTTCAAGTTAGCCGCGTTCGCATTGCAG GAGGCCAAAGGAGATTATAGCAG tgCTGAGACTTCTACATCAGACTTGAAACAGCTACCAGTCCTGCCCACCAGAGTATTAAGGGAGCACCCATCTCTCAATTACTG TGAGGAAAAAGTGATTGAACGGTACAAGAAGCTGAAAGGACTGACCAGAGGACAAGCCATTGTTCA GTATCTGGCCCTGGTGGAGTCCCTGCCAACATATGGAGTCCATTATTACCCAGTGAAG GACAAGCAAGGGATACCATGGTGGCTGGGAGTCAGCTATAAAGGCATCGGCCAGTACGATTGGCACGATAAGCTGAAACCTAGACAG tTGTTTCAGTGGAAGCAGCTGGAGAATTTGTATTTCCGTGAGAAGAAATTTTCAGTGGAAGTGAACGAcccacacag AAGAACAGTGACCAAGCGAACCTTCGGACAGTCTGGCCTGGTTATTCACACGTGGTATGCCAGCCACTCACTGATTAAAACCATCTGGGGGATGGCCATCAGTCAGCACCAGTTCTACCTGGACATGAAGCAAAGCAAA TCAAAGATGACCACTACTAGGAGTTCAAGCGACATCGCAGTGGACCTCACAGAGATCTCCGTTCCGCGGATCAGTAAACTTTCCAGTATGGAAAGCAAAAATCAGCTCATAACAGCCAGCAATGGGAGCCTCATCTCAACCG GTTCTGCTGACTCTGAAGTCAGCGAGgaacagaagaaagagaaaattgCTGAgttaaaaaagaaggaaaaggaacTTAAAGATAAACTGACAGCGAAACTTGAAGAACTGAAAAAGATCTGCATGAGGGAAGCT GAGCTTACAGGCAAACTGCCTAAAGAATATCCTTTAGTCACGGGTGAGACGGTTCCTCAAGTGCGACGGCGTGTTGGGACAGCCTTCAAGCTGGATGACCTTTTCCCCTACGATGAG GATCCACATCTGAGGAATCTGGAGAGCAAGTTTGCCTTGCAGCAAAAGATTGTGGAAGCAGCCATGAAGCTATCCAATGAGGCCGACCTCTGCAAGAcggtgaagaggaagaggaaaaacaactATCTTGATGCTATGAGAAAGCTGGAGGAGATTGAAAGGGAGATTAACAACTATAGGATCAAAAAAGGACAGAAACCCACTCAGAGAGCATCACTGATCTTACGAG ATGATGCCCAGCCTTCAGAGCTCAGCTCTCTATCTGACAGCCTCACTCTGGATGATG ATGATGAGCTCGGCTCCCAGAGGCAGCGGTCTCGATCAGTCCAATACTCACCCAGACCGCACCACCCAGAAGCTCTGGACAGTTATTGTAACAAAGAGAGACGAGCCTCTGCCAATGATCAGCTTGCAGACAGCAG ATTGCCTTATGACCAAAACCAGGAAGCACTCCATTACAGTCACCATGATGCCTTATCAATCTACAGCAGCCCATGTAGACCAGCTTCCAGGCAGCCACATGATGCCCGCAGCATGCCACCAACTCCTCTCCTCACCCGCAACGCCTACAGCAGTACACAGCTCAG ATCAGAGGATTCTCCACAACACTTTCGTCAGCGTAGCGGGAGTCTGGAGTCCCAGTCTCAGTTTATTACAGATATCAAACCAGCTGTGCCAGCGTTCACCGTCTCCCCAGCTCGACGCAGCAACAGCACTGAGGTGCTTGATGACGGCTCCTCCTACACAAGCCAGTCGAGTGTAGAATACAGCGTCCCCGGTAACCACACCCACAGACGCAGAGCGCGTGGACGCCACAGAAAAGACATGTACGCCAACACGGGCAGCATGCCCAACCTGGCTCAGCCAGACACTCGGTGCTATGCCTACCAGCCTCAGGCTCGACCCACCACAACAGCCTACTACGTCACAGGTTATCCCAGCTACGCAGAACCAGAGCCTTACTCCAATGGAGTCTATGTTTACCACAATGAGACGGAGGGACACTATAATGTCAACCCTTCTTACCACCACACCCAAACAGCTTATCACAGCCCCGACATGCACAGTCACTACGGTAATGACGAAATAGACGGCATATCGCCAAACCTGTACGCCACGCTGCGGCCACCCAGGCACCGTCCAGTGCCTCGCAGCAACGAACAGATCAGCAAGAACATCCAGAAGGCCCTGGTGGCTGAACATTTGAGAGGCTGGTACAAACGCAACACTGCACAAAAACAGGCTGCGTATGAATACGACAGAGGCTCTCAGCAGAGCCTGGGCTATCAGACCATGCCTGCACCGCAACAGCGAAACATTTCCTACTCATCAG TGTCCTCCGTGACCTCCAGTGGAAACTGGCACAGTCACATGACCGGTGGTGCTATGCTGGAATATGACATGCCCATGCATGCGCCGCAGTCCTACTCTTACAGCACAGCCCCCTACGCCCACAGCAG ATATGGCGACTCCTGGCACAGCCCTGATGGCCAGAGGCGTTGTGCCTTTATCCCTGCTAGTTCTTCCTCTGGTTATccttccacctcctccctgccctcttcttcttttccctcctcctcctactACTACTCTCCTGGCTGTCGGGTCAGGCAGGTGGCCTCCAGCCCTGCGCAGCCGCAATCCTCCAGAGGGCACAGGCTCAGTAACGTGTCTTTTTCTAAAG ATCCTATATAG